Proteins from a single region of Ziziphus jujuba cultivar Dongzao chromosome 1, ASM3175591v1:
- the LOC107410964 gene encoding U-box domain-containing protein 4, with the protein MSQSSSSSSSSSSSSPSSSSSPIWLYSYIKLKFFNRIRRFLRSKTARKRCMTTVGFQTPKPNSKGVITCNNEVAEVAEVAMEMETEMISGREDDMVGLQRAVKRLHFGSRDEKEMAAKEIQRLAKDDVKVKKLVAELGVIPVLVNMAASDVIDRRREAIMALIELANGTYTNKALMVEAGILLQLPKNVDALDESTRSEFGELLLMLSSLANTSFPLASSEMVPFLVGILGSANSSIETKETCLGTLHNLSTVLDNAGPLVSNGVVEILLKLLLVKELSEKALATLGNLVVTLMGKKAMEHSPVLPESLIEILTWEEKPKCQELSAYILMILAHQSSAQREKMADSGNIPVLLQVVLLGSPLAQKRALKLLQWFKDERQAKMGPHSGPQTGRIPMGSPVNKREAQEGKKMMKNLVKQSLHKNLEIITRRANAAEDSSKLKALVISTSSKSLPY; encoded by the exons ATGTcacaatcttcttcttcttcttcttcttcttcatcttcttctccttcttcatcttcttctcctATATGGTTGTATTCTTACATAAAGCTTAAATTCTTTAATCGAATCCGACGGTTCCTGCGTTCCAAAACTGCTCGCAAGCGATGCATGACAACAGTTGGATTCCAAACGCCAAAACCCAACAGCAAAGGTGTCATCACCTGCAACAACGAAGTAGCAGAAGTTGCTGAAGTGGCTATGGAGATGGAGACGGAGATGATCAGTGGTAGGGAGGATGATATGGTGGGGTTGCAAAGGGCCGTGAAGAGGCTTCACTTCGGGAGCCGGGATGAGAAAGAGATGGCGGCTAAGGAGATTCAGAGATTAGCCAAAGACGACGTCAAGGTCAAGAAGTTGGTGGCAGAGCTTGGTGTTATACCTGTGTTGGTTAACATGGCTGCTTCTGATGTGATCGATCGCCGTCGAGAAGCAATCATGGCTCTCATCGAGCTTGCCAATGGGACTTACAC GAACAAGGCACTTATGGTGGAGGCAGGAATTTTATTGCAACTACCCAAAAACGTTGATGCTCTAGATGAATCAACAAGGAGCGAATTCGGTGAATTATTGCTGATGTTATCTTCATTAGCAAATACATCGTTTCCTCTAGCCTCTTCGGAAATGGTCCCATTTCTAGTTGGCATTCTGGGGTCAGCTAATTCAAGTATTGAAACAAAAGAGACATGTTTAGGTACTTTGCACAACCTCTCCACAGTTTTAGACAATGCAGGACCATTAGTCTCTAATGGAGTAGTCGAAATTCTCTTGAAGCTACTGCTAGTAAAGGAACTTTCTGAGAAAGCTCTTGCAACATTAGGGAACTTGGTGGTGACATTAATGGGAAAGAAAGCCATGGAACATAGTCCAGTTTTGCCAGAGAGCTTGATAGAGATTTTGACATGGGAAGAGAAACCCAAATGCCAAGAGTTATCAGcttatattttaatgattttagccCACCAAAGCTCAGCTCAGAGAGAAAAAATGGCTGATTCAGGAAATATCCCTGTACTGCTTCAAGTGGTTTTGCTTGGCAGCCCATTAGCTCAAAAGAGAGCATTAAAACTATTACAGTGGTTTAAGGATGAGAGGCAAGCAAAAATGGGGCCTCATTCGGGGCCACAGACAGGAAGGATTCCAATGGGTTCACCTGTAAACAAAAGAGAAGCtcaagaaggaaagaaaatgatgaagaatTTGGTGAAACAGAGTCTCCATAAGAATTTGGAAATCATAACAAGAAGAGCTAATGCTGCTGAGGATTCTTCTAAGCTCAAGGCATTGGTAATCAGCACAAGCTCCAAGAGTTTGCCTTACTAA
- the LOC107411233 gene encoding ubiquitin-like modifier-activating enzyme atg7 isoform X2 — MAEQGNGSVLQFAPFQSSVDEGFWHRLSSLKLNKLGIDDSPIPITGFYAPCSHSQVSNHLTLLAESLPSESSEQSTVPTTSQGNRNRCSVPGILYNTNTVEGFHSLDKMSLLKAEAKKIWEDIHIGKAVEDSSVLLRFLLISFADLKKWSFHYWFAFPALVLDPPATLVDLRPASQWFSLEEAESVSAACNMWRNSSSTADVPFFLVSVDSNSNATIKHLKDWDTCKSNNQKLLFGFYDPCHLPNNPGWPLRNFLAFICSRWNLKSVRFFCYRENRGFADLALSLVGEALIAVPQGWKDHQCVPNAVGWELNKGRKVPRCISLAKSMDPTRLAISAADLNLKLMRWRALPSLDLNILSTLKCLLLGAGTLGCQVARMLMAWGVRKITLLDNGRVAMSNPLRQSLYTLDDCLNGGDFKATAAVKSLKRIFPAVEADGVVMAIPMPGHPVPSQQELSVLDDCRLLHDLIDSHDAVFLLTDTRESRWLPTLLCANSNKITITAALGFDSFLVMRHGAGPFSSNHDLKDEAVNAISAGLGNINLADKGGRQRLGCYFCNDVVAPIDSTANRTLDQQCTVTRPGLAPIASALAVELLVGILHHPHGVFAEGEIASSSTGGNVEQPLGILPHQIRGSLSQFSQMTLVGHSSDSCTACCSTVVSEYRARGMDFVLQAINLPTYLEDLTGLTELMKSASSFELDWDNYVDDDDDCVEI, encoded by the exons ATGGCGGAGCAAGGTAATGGATCTGTACTCCAATTCGCACCGTTTCAGAGCTCCGTGGACGAGGGTTTCTGGCACAGACTTTCCTCCTTGAAGCTAAACAAGCTTGGCATCGACGACTCTCCCATTCCCATCactg GTTTCTATGCGCCATGCTCGCATTCTCAAGTATCAAACCATTTGACTCTTCTAGCTGAATCTTTGCCTTCTGAGTCGAGTGAACAATCGACAGTACCAACTACAAGTCAAGGCAACCGGAATAGGTGTTCTGTCCCTGGCATCCTCTACAATACCAACACAGTGGAAGGCTTCCACTCGCTTGACAAAATGAGCTTGCTTAAGGCTGAAGCAAAGAAG ATTTGGGAAGACATTCATATTGGCAAAGCTGTGGAGGACAGTTCCGTGCTTTTGAGGTTCCTTCTTATTTCTTTCGCAGACCTGAAAAAATGGAGCTTCCATTACTGGTTTGCCTTCCCTGCCTTGGTGCTTGATCCACCAGCAACTTTGGTTGATTTGAGGCCAGCTTCGCAGTGGTTTAGCTTGGAGGAG GCAGAATCTGTTTCTGCAGCATGTAACATGTGGCGTAACTCAAGTTCCACTGCAG ATGTTCCATTCTTTTTGGTCAGTGttgattcaaattcaaatgctaCCATTAAGCATCTGAAGGATTGGGACACCTGTAAAAGCAATAATCAGAAG ttgctttttggtttttatgacCCATGCCATCTTCCAAACAATCCTGGTTGGCCTCTCCGCAACTTCCTTGCGTTTATTTGCTCAAGATGGAATCTCAAATCAGTTCGATTTTTTTGCTATAGAGAGAATCGTGGTTTTGCAGATCTAGCGTTGTCCCTTGTTGGTGAAGCCCTTATTGCTGTTCCACAAG GATGGAAAGACCATCAATGTGTTCCTAATGCAGTGGGATGGGAACTTAACAAAGGGAGAAAGGTACCTCGATGCATAAGCCTTGCCAAATCCATGGATCCAACTAG GTTGGCCATATCTGCCGcagatttgaatttaaaactaATGAGATGGCGTGCATTGCCTTCTTTGGACTTAAACATTTTGTCTACTCTCAAGTGTCTTCTCCTTGGAGCAGGTACACTGGGATGCCAAGTTGCTCGGATGCTCATG GCATGGGGTGTTCGGAAGATTACATTACTTGATAACGGCAGGGTGGCTATGTCTAATCCCTTAAGGCAATCTCTGTATACGTTGGATGACTGCCTGAATGGTGGTGATTTTAAAGCCACAGCAGCAGTTAAAAGTCTCAAGCGAATATTTCCTGCTGTG gAAGCAGATGGTGTTGTGATGGCTATACCAATGCCTGGACATCCAGTTCCTAGCCAACAAGAGCTTAGTGTGCTTGATGATTGTAGACTCCTGCATGATCTTATTGATTCTCATGATGCAGTTTTCCTGTTGACTGATACAAGAGAAAGTCGTTGGCTACCTACACTTCTGTGTGCCAATTCTAACAAG ATTACCATAACTGCAGCTCTAGGATTTGATAGCTTCTTGGTTATGCGCCATGGAGCAGGTCCTTTTTCCTCTAACCATGACCTAAAAGATGAAGCTGTGAATGCTATATCAGCTGGTTTAGGCAACATTAACCTGGCTGACAAGGGTGGAAGGCAGAGATTAGGCTGTTACTTTTGCAATGATGTGGTTGCACCTATTGAT TCGACTGCAAACCGCACTTTGGACCAGCAATGCACTGTTACACGCCCAGGACTTGCTCCTATTGCTTCGGCACTTGCGGTGGAGCTCCTAGTGGGGATCCTACATCACCCTCATgg GGTATTTGCAGAAGGTGAGATTGCAAGCTCCAGTACTGGTGGAAATGTTGAGCAGCCTCTTGGTATTTTACCACATCAAATTCGAGGATCGCTCTCACAGTTTTCTCAGATGACACTTGTGGGTCACTCTTCAGACAGTTGTACAGCTTGTTGCAGCACT GTGGTATCAGAATATAGGGCGAGGGGAATGGATTTTGTTCTCCAAGCGATTAACCTTCCCACTTATCTGGAGGATCTTACTGGACTAACAGAGTTGATGAAATCAGCTAGTTCTTTCGAATTGGACTGGGATAACTAtgtggatgatgatgatgactgTGTTGAAATTTAA
- the LOC107411233 gene encoding ubiquitin-like modifier-activating enzyme atg7 isoform X1: protein MAEQGNGSVLQFAPFQSSVDEGFWHRLSSLKLNKLGIDDSPIPITGFYAPCSHSQVSNHLTLLAESLPSESSEQSTVPTTSQGNRNRCSVPGILYNTNTVEGFHSLDKMSLLKAEAKKIWEDIHIGKAVEDSSVLLRFLLISFADLKKWSFHYWFAFPALVLDPPATLVDLRPASQWFSLEEAESVSAACNMWRNSSSTAAAADVPFFLVSVDSNSNATIKHLKDWDTCKSNNQKLLFGFYDPCHLPNNPGWPLRNFLAFICSRWNLKSVRFFCYRENRGFADLALSLVGEALIAVPQGWKDHQCVPNAVGWELNKGRKVPRCISLAKSMDPTRLAISAADLNLKLMRWRALPSLDLNILSTLKCLLLGAGTLGCQVARMLMAWGVRKITLLDNGRVAMSNPLRQSLYTLDDCLNGGDFKATAAVKSLKRIFPAVEADGVVMAIPMPGHPVPSQQELSVLDDCRLLHDLIDSHDAVFLLTDTRESRWLPTLLCANSNKITITAALGFDSFLVMRHGAGPFSSNHDLKDEAVNAISAGLGNINLADKGGRQRLGCYFCNDVVAPIDSTANRTLDQQCTVTRPGLAPIASALAVELLVGILHHPHGVFAEGEIASSSTGGNVEQPLGILPHQIRGSLSQFSQMTLVGHSSDSCTACCSTVVSEYRARGMDFVLQAINLPTYLEDLTGLTELMKSASSFELDWDNYVDDDDDCVEI, encoded by the exons ATGGCGGAGCAAGGTAATGGATCTGTACTCCAATTCGCACCGTTTCAGAGCTCCGTGGACGAGGGTTTCTGGCACAGACTTTCCTCCTTGAAGCTAAACAAGCTTGGCATCGACGACTCTCCCATTCCCATCactg GTTTCTATGCGCCATGCTCGCATTCTCAAGTATCAAACCATTTGACTCTTCTAGCTGAATCTTTGCCTTCTGAGTCGAGTGAACAATCGACAGTACCAACTACAAGTCAAGGCAACCGGAATAGGTGTTCTGTCCCTGGCATCCTCTACAATACCAACACAGTGGAAGGCTTCCACTCGCTTGACAAAATGAGCTTGCTTAAGGCTGAAGCAAAGAAG ATTTGGGAAGACATTCATATTGGCAAAGCTGTGGAGGACAGTTCCGTGCTTTTGAGGTTCCTTCTTATTTCTTTCGCAGACCTGAAAAAATGGAGCTTCCATTACTGGTTTGCCTTCCCTGCCTTGGTGCTTGATCCACCAGCAACTTTGGTTGATTTGAGGCCAGCTTCGCAGTGGTTTAGCTTGGAGGAG GCAGAATCTGTTTCTGCAGCATGTAACATGTGGCGTAACTCAAGTTCCACTGCAG CTGCTGCAGATGTTCCATTCTTTTTGGTCAGTGttgattcaaattcaaatgctaCCATTAAGCATCTGAAGGATTGGGACACCTGTAAAAGCAATAATCAGAAG ttgctttttggtttttatgacCCATGCCATCTTCCAAACAATCCTGGTTGGCCTCTCCGCAACTTCCTTGCGTTTATTTGCTCAAGATGGAATCTCAAATCAGTTCGATTTTTTTGCTATAGAGAGAATCGTGGTTTTGCAGATCTAGCGTTGTCCCTTGTTGGTGAAGCCCTTATTGCTGTTCCACAAG GATGGAAAGACCATCAATGTGTTCCTAATGCAGTGGGATGGGAACTTAACAAAGGGAGAAAGGTACCTCGATGCATAAGCCTTGCCAAATCCATGGATCCAACTAG GTTGGCCATATCTGCCGcagatttgaatttaaaactaATGAGATGGCGTGCATTGCCTTCTTTGGACTTAAACATTTTGTCTACTCTCAAGTGTCTTCTCCTTGGAGCAGGTACACTGGGATGCCAAGTTGCTCGGATGCTCATG GCATGGGGTGTTCGGAAGATTACATTACTTGATAACGGCAGGGTGGCTATGTCTAATCCCTTAAGGCAATCTCTGTATACGTTGGATGACTGCCTGAATGGTGGTGATTTTAAAGCCACAGCAGCAGTTAAAAGTCTCAAGCGAATATTTCCTGCTGTG gAAGCAGATGGTGTTGTGATGGCTATACCAATGCCTGGACATCCAGTTCCTAGCCAACAAGAGCTTAGTGTGCTTGATGATTGTAGACTCCTGCATGATCTTATTGATTCTCATGATGCAGTTTTCCTGTTGACTGATACAAGAGAAAGTCGTTGGCTACCTACACTTCTGTGTGCCAATTCTAACAAG ATTACCATAACTGCAGCTCTAGGATTTGATAGCTTCTTGGTTATGCGCCATGGAGCAGGTCCTTTTTCCTCTAACCATGACCTAAAAGATGAAGCTGTGAATGCTATATCAGCTGGTTTAGGCAACATTAACCTGGCTGACAAGGGTGGAAGGCAGAGATTAGGCTGTTACTTTTGCAATGATGTGGTTGCACCTATTGAT TCGACTGCAAACCGCACTTTGGACCAGCAATGCACTGTTACACGCCCAGGACTTGCTCCTATTGCTTCGGCACTTGCGGTGGAGCTCCTAGTGGGGATCCTACATCACCCTCATgg GGTATTTGCAGAAGGTGAGATTGCAAGCTCCAGTACTGGTGGAAATGTTGAGCAGCCTCTTGGTATTTTACCACATCAAATTCGAGGATCGCTCTCACAGTTTTCTCAGATGACACTTGTGGGTCACTCTTCAGACAGTTGTACAGCTTGTTGCAGCACT GTGGTATCAGAATATAGGGCGAGGGGAATGGATTTTGTTCTCCAAGCGATTAACCTTCCCACTTATCTGGAGGATCTTACTGGACTAACAGAGTTGATGAAATCAGCTAGTTCTTTCGAATTGGACTGGGATAACTAtgtggatgatgatgatgactgTGTTGAAATTTAA
- the LOC107411250 gene encoding transcription factor bHLH106: MEGMSKPTKTVTVTIAITIFVLTNKVAGLLNFPFPKLSFCFYSNSSYASEYPALFDPLLHGSGGFGGVLRGGGTGLSHSLVLDSRKGELVKAPVKVGKKGVSEAKALAALKNHSEAERRRRERINAHLATLRGLVPCTEKMDKATLLAEVISQVKKLKKNAAEASKGLLIPMDADEVRVEPYNNRTGDGRVSFKATICASNRSELLSDIRQALDVLHLKMDRTEISTLGDRVKIIFVFSCYKEENSNGEKCQILASSVHGALSSVLDKACALAEYSPRTTQPSKRRRISYFDSSSSSS; the protein is encoded by the exons ATGGAAGGTATGTCCAAACCTACTAAAACAGTTACCGTCACCATAGCGATCACCATCTTCGTTCTGACTAACAAAGTAGCTGGTTTACTAAACTTCCCTTTTCCAAAGCTCTCTTTCTG TTTTTATTCGAATTCTTCATATGCGTCCGAGTATCCGGCCCTGTTCGACCCGCTTTTGCATGGTTCAGGAGGGTTTGGTGGTGTTCTGCGAGGTGGAGGAACTGGGTTGTCGCATTCTTTGGTTTTGGATAGTAGGAAGGGTGAGCTTGTGAAAGCCCCAGTGAAGGTGGGGAAAAAAGGGGTATCAGAGGCCAAGGCTTTGGCGGCTTTGAAAAACCATAGCGAGGCAGAgaggaggaggagagagagaattaATGCCCATCTTGCTACGCTTCGTGGTCTCGTGCCCTGCACTGAAAAG ATGGACAAAGCCACATTGCTTGCTGAAGTTATCAGCCAAGTGAAAAAGTTGAAGAAGAATGCTGCAGAAGCCAGTAAAGGCTTACTTATTCCGATGGATGCTGATGAAGTGAGAGTTGAACCATACAACAACAGGACAGGGGACGGAAGAGTTTCTTTCAAAGCGACTATCTGCGCCAGTAACCGATCTGAGCTCCTGTCTGACATAAGACAAGCTCTGGATGTTCTTCACCTGAAGATGGATAGGACAGAAATATCAACCTTGGGAGACAGagtgaaaattatatttgttttcagCTGTTATAAAGAAGAGAATAGTAATGGTGAGAAATGCCAAATTCTTGCAAGTTCTGTGCACGGTGCCCTGAGTTCTGTACTGGATAAGGCCTGTGCTTTGGCAGAATATTCACCAAGAACAACACAGCCAAGCAAAAGAAGGAGGATCTCTTACTTTGATTCCTCAAGCTCATCCTCATGA
- the LOC107410513 gene encoding cytochrome P450 714C2, producing MELLMLFLRVMLTVALLGLISVLFKLCDALALKPRRLRSVLQKQSISGPTPSFLLGNIPDMVKKQPTVSKPPQEDEDKGMIHNCPPLIFPHLVQWSKEYGPKFVFSLGNIPFLYLNEPEVLKEFSKYTPLNIGKPYYVKAMFDPLVGTGIAHANGTAWAHQRKLIAPEFFMDKVKGMTKLMVESAATTVVKPWHSLIEIEGGVADVIIDNYMTNFSRNVISRLCFGNNHSDGEQIFLKLKALEEIMSKQGPLYGAFPKLRYIPTESNRETSKLKKESRALILKMINERKDKTTDKDLLQLILEAAEKSGLSKDATESFVVDNCKTMYLAGYDTTASSAMWVLMLLASNPIWQAKAREEVLQICGGQMPDNEMLPKMKTLTMVIQESLRLYPPAPVITREALEDVKFCGVHVPKGVNIWILTIALHYDPEIWGPDVNKFNPERFANGVSGSCKLPHVYVPFGAGPRVCLGQHFAMAELKILLALILSNFSFSLSPKYKHSPVIKVVMEPKDGMNLIIRKL from the exons ATGGAGCTGCTAATGCTGTTCCTGAGAGTTATGCTCACAGTTGCTTTGCTAGGCCTGATTAGCGTTCTGTTCAAACTGTGCGACGCTCTCGCTCTAAAGCCAAGAAGGCTTCGCTCAGTTCTTCAAAAGCAAAGCATTAGTGGTCCTACCCCTTCGTTTTTGCTTGGAAACATCCCGGACATGGTGAAGAAACAACCTACAGTCTCAAAGCCACCacaagaagatgaagacaaGGGGATGATCCACAATTGTCCTCCTCTAATCTTTCCACACTTGGTCCAATGGAGCAAAGAATATG GTCCTAAATTTGTGTTCTCCCTTGGAAACATACCATTTTTGTACTTGAACGAACCTGAGGTGCTCAAGGAATTCAGCAAATACACTCCATTGAACATCGGAAAGCCATACTACGTTAAGGCAATGTTTGATCCTCTGGTTGGCACAGGCATTGCTCATGCAAATGGGACAGCTTGGGCTCATCAAAGAAAACTCATTGCCCCTGAATTTTTCATGGATAAGGTCAAg GGTATGACGAAGTTGATGGTAGAATCGGCGGCAACTACAGTAGTGAAGCCGTGGCATAGCCTCATTGAAATAGAGGGTGGAGTTGCTGACGTTATCATTGATAACTATATGACTAACTTCTCCAGAAATGTGATCTCAAGACTATGCTTCGGGAACAATCATTCTGACGGGGAACAAATATTCTTAAAGCTTAAGGCTCTTGAAGAAATTATGTCTAAGCAAGGCCCATTATATGGAGCTTTTCCTAAGCTGag ATATATTCCTACCGAGAGTAACAGAGAaacaagcaaattaaaaaaagagagcCGAGCATTAATTCTAAAGAtgataaatgaaagaaaagacaAGACAACAGATAAAGACCTGCTACAATTGATACTTGAAGCTGCTGAAAAAAGCGGTCTGAGTAAAGATGCAACAGAATCCTTTGTTGTTGACAACTGCAAGACAATGTACTTGGCTGGATACGATACCACTGCCTCATCCGCAATGTGGGTTTTGATGTTGCTAGCCTCCAATCCAATATGGCAAGCGAAAGCTAGAGAAGAAGTGCTCCAAATCTGTGGAGGACAAATGCCCGATAACGAAATGCTTCCCAAGATGAAAACA ttGACAATGGTAATTCAAGAGTCTCTACGCCTCTACCCTCCGGCGCCAGTTATAACCAGGGAGGCACTAGAAGATGTGAAGTTTTGCGGTGTCCATGTCCCTAAGGGGGTCAACATTTGGATCTTGACAATAGCACTGCACTATGATCCTGAAATATGGGGGCCTGATGTTAACAAGTTTAACCCCGAAAGGTTCGCTAATGGTGTGAGTGGCTCATGCAAACTGCCCCATGTGTATGTTCCTTTTGGTGCAGGACCGCGTGTGTGTCTGGGACAACATTTTGCCATGGCAGAACTCAAAATTCTTCTTGCTTTGATATTGTCCAACTTCTCATTTTCTTTATCACCAAAGTATAAGCATTCTCCGGTTATCAAGGTGGTTATGGAGCCTAAAGATGGAATGAATTTGATCATCAGAAAGCTTTAA
- the LOC107411420 gene encoding cytochrome P450 714C2, translated as MELLMLFLRVMLTVALLGLISVLFKLCDALALKPRRLRSILQKQSISGPTPSFLLGNIPDMVKKQPTVSKPPQEDEDKGMIHNCPPLIFPHLVQWSKEYGPKFVFSLGNIPFLYLNEPEVLKEFSKYTPLNIGKPCYVKAMFDPLVGTGIAHANGTAWAHQRKLIAPEFFMDKVKGMTKLMVESAATTVVKPWHSLIEIEGGVADVIIDNYMTNFSRNVISRLCFGNNHSEGEQIFLKLKALEEIMSKQGPLYGAFPMLRYIPTESNRETSKLKKESRALILKMINERKDKTTDKDLLQLILEAAEKSGLSKDATESFVVDNCKTMYLAGYDTTASSAMWVLMLLASNPIWQAKAREEVLQICGGQMPDNEMLPKMKTLTMVIQESLRLYPPAPVITREALEDVKFCGVHVPKGVNIWILTIALHYDPEIWGPDVNKFNPERFANGVSGSCKLPHVYVPFGAGPRVCLGQHFAMAELKILLALILSNFSFSLSPKYKHSPVIKVVMGPKDGMNLIIRKL; from the exons ATGGAGCTGCTAATGCTTTTCTTGAGAGTTATGCTCACAGTTGCTTTGCTAGGCCTGATTAGCGTTCTGTTCAAACTGTGCGACGCTCTCGCTCTAAAGCCAAGAAGGCTTCGCTCAATTCTTCAAAAGCAAAGCATTAGTGGTCCTACCCCTTCGTTTTTGCTTGGAAACATCCCGGACATGGTGAAGAAACAACCTACAGTCTCAAAGCCACCacaagaagatgaagacaaGGGGATGATCCACAATTGTCCTCCTCTAATCTTTCCACACTTGGTCCAATGGAGCAAAGAATATG GTCCTAAATTTGTGTTCTCCCTTGGAAACATACCATTTTTGTACTTGAACGAACCTGAGGTGCTCAAGGAATTCAGCAAATACACTCCATTGAACATCGGAAAGCCATGCTACGTTAAGGCAATGTTTGATCCTCTGGTTGGCACAGGCATTGCTCATGCAAATGGGACAGCTTGGGCTCATCAAAGAAAACTCATTGCCCCTGAATTTTTCATGGATAAGGTCAAg GGTATGACGAAGTTGATGGTAGAATCGGCGGCAACTACAGTAGTGAAGCCGTGGCATAGTCTCATTGAAATAGAGGGTGGAGTTGCTGACGTTATCATTGATAACTATATGACTAACTTCTCCAGAAATGTGATCTCAAGACTATGCTTCGGGAACAATCATTCTGAAGGGGAACAAATATTCTTAAAGCTTAAGGCTCTTGAAGAAATTATGTCTAAGCAAGGCCCATTATATGGAGCTTTTCCTATGCTGag ATATATTCCTACCGAGAGTAACAGAGAaacaagcaaattaaaaaaagagagcCGAGCATTAATTCTAAAGAtgataaatgaaagaaaagacaAGACAACAGATAAAGACCTGCTACAATTGATACTTGAAGCTGCTGAAAAAAGCGGTCTGAGTAAAGATGCAACAGAATCCTTTGTTGTTGACAACTGCAAGACAATGTACTTGGCTGGATACGATACCACTGCCTCATCCGCAATGTGGGTTTTGATGTTGCTAGCCTCCAATCCAATATGGCAAGCGAAAGCTAGAGAAGAAGTGCTCCAAATCTGTGGAGGACAAATGCCCGATAACGAAATGCTTCCCAAGATGAAAACA TTGACAATGGTAATTCAAGAGTCTCTACGCCTCTACCCTCCGGCGCCAGTTATAACCAGGGAGGCACTAGAAGATGTGAAGTTTTGCGGTGTCCATGTCCCTAAGGGGGTCAACATTTGGATCTTGACAATAGCACTGCACTATGATCCTGAAATATGGGGACCTGATGTTAACAAGTTTAACCCCGAAAGGTTCGCTAATGGTGTGAGTGGCTCATGCAAACTGCCCCATGTGTATGTTCCTTTTGGTGCAGGACCGCGTGTGTGTCTGGGACAACATTTTGCCATGGCAGAACTCAAAATTCTTCTTGCTTTGATATTGTCCAACTTCTCATTTTCTTTATCACCAAAGTATAAGCATTCTCCGGTTATCAAGGTGGTTATGGGGCCTAAAGATGGAATGAATTTGATCATCAGAAAGCTTTAA